The genomic window GTAGCGCCCGAATGGAAGGACAGCCACCCATCTACGGGGGCCAGTAAAGTTGAGCATATTTAGGAAGCTATAAACACCAACCATAAAAATATCCTTTTATTAACGTCTCAGAAAGGATTGAATGGGTCGGTCTGGAACCAGTGAACCcagtaaaggggggggggcaactgtACTTACTGTACGTTGCCATACCAACCTTTGGCACATCCCCCCAACCTTTCCAAAGAACCCATCCTGGTTCCTCTGAGTCGTTTTGCAGGTCCGTGTCAGGAGGACAACTTTGATGTCTGGACTTGATTGGCCTTGCTAAGCTTCTCTACGACCGGCGAGGCCGGCCACCTGAACACGCAACACTCCTGGAGTCAGTGAACGCCTCGCCAGTCGGTCAAGACGTGATGTTGCGTGGCCTCCAAACAGCTGTGGCGCCTCCTTTGTGTCGCTCCGAGGCTCCGCTGGCGCCGATCCATTCAGGGCTTTCACACCAGTCTCACTCACTTCTCACTCCCCGGGCTCTGCCTCGCAGCTCATAAATTaagcggggagggggggggggggggggggggtggcatcgGAGGAAAAAAGATGATTTTTGAAACGATAAACTGTGACATGCGGACCGAGGTGACGTTCGATCACACGACGGAGGAGCAACGCTGTCGTACAGAAAAGGCCTCAACTCATCACATGCATTTGGCCAATAGGATGAGCTGCGGCATGTAATTGCGGGGGGGGgtcgggtggggggggtgataaCACGGTTATAGTGACAAGCAGCGGGGATGACTGCTGCTGTCAAAACAGGCGAGACGGACGCGGAATGAAAGATGCATGACGGGACGCTGCGGCCATTATTCAAATGTTCAACGCAGCGTGATGTACGTTGATTGTCGTCAATAAGGTCAGCATACTCCGCCCAGACGTGGCGCCGTGACCTCGTGACATGCGGGCGGGGCCCGGTGCACGCCGGGATGCGGCATCGGGAGTATCGGGTGACTTGCGGGTTCTGGCGAGGAGGAGAGCAGCGAGGAGGGAAAAGCGGTGAGACGGCTTGGCGTGAGACGGCGTACGGAAGCATATGGACGCCCTCCTCGCCTCCTCGTTTCATACATGTTTCTTTTGACATCAATAACGCCTCGGCATCCAGTGGCGCTTGGAAGGCGGCCAAAACAATTATAAAGTTGCCGTGGAAACTGCCGTCCCGTGCCAGAGCCAGGCCGACTGTCTCCGCTCAGATAACCCCGTGGAAAGTCACGCCGCACAAAGCACTTGACGAGGGCGGCCGGGCGGGTGGGAGGGAAGGAAGAGTGGAgcagaaggagggagggagggagggaggaaaggaGGGGGAAGCTGAGAGGAAGAGACCAAATGACAAAAGCTCGGACGTCCGCGGATGATGCAAACGCGTCTCTCAAAAAGTCCCGCCTCCAATTTGTAAGGATTCTCCCatcaacaataacaaacaattcCGTGTTGTTGGGGAGCCCGGCTTTTAGCCGGCATGCCATcacggacccccccccccggtcaatAAATATAGTATGCTCGCTTGACAATGATGTTCCCCTCCAATttcacatcaacatttgcaataaaatcttCAATTGGTTGAATGCCTCAGTATGCCTCAGTCATTGCACACATTGCCAGGAGAAAGTGTATAGTGGAACGTCCAGTGGAACGTCCAGCGGAACGTCCAGTGGAACATCCAGTGGAACGTCCAGTGGAATGTCCAGTGGAACGTCCAGCGTAACGTCCAGTGCAACGTCCAGTGCAACGTCCAGTGCAACGTCCAGTGGAACGTCCAGTGGAACGTCCAGTGGAACATCCAGTGGAACGTCCAGTGGAACGTCCAGCGGAACGTCCAGCGGAACGTCCAGCGGAACGTCCAGTGGAACATCCAGTGGAATGTCCAGTGGAACGTCCAGCGTAACGTCCAGTGCAACGTCCAGTGCAACGTCCAGTGGAACGTCCAGTGGAACGTCCAGTGGAACATCCAGTGGAACGTCCAGTGGAACGTCCAGCGGAACGTCCAGCGGAACGTCCAGCGGAACGTCCAGCGGAACGTCCAGTGGAACATCCAGTGGAATGTCCAGTGGAACGTCCAGCGTAACGTCCAGTGGAACGTCCAGTGGAACGTCCAGTGGAACATCCAGTGGAACGTCCAGTGGAACGTCCAGCGTAACGTCCAGCGGAACGTCCGGTGGAACGTCCAGTGGAACGTCCAGCGCAACGTCCAGTGGAACGTCCAGTGGAACGTCCAGTGGAACGTCCAGCACAACGTTCAGTGGAACGTCCAGTGGAACGTCCAGTGGAACGTCCAGTGGAACGTCCAGTGCAACGTCCTGTGCAACGTCCAGCGCAACGTCCAGTGGAACGTCCAGTGGAACGTCCAGTATACTGGAgtgattaaatgattattttccAAAAGTCTAGAAACCTACAGGGCCGCTAACGCTATTTTTAGCGCCATAAAAATATAACCCACACAGGCTAGTTTCCGTGTTTTAGCGTAGAAAGAAGCTAACCGCTGGTCATGCTGGAAGGTAAAGCCAAAAACAGCCTATATCTGGTGTAAGAAAAGGTTGGAGGTACGAAACCAGCGGCTTCCGTGAGGGCGTCAACATTGAAACGTACCGTTAGCCTTCCGCGCCGCcagcaatttggcaaagtttagctaccaACGTTGGCATTGAATGCAgtcgactgtgtgtgtgtgtgtgtgtgtgtgtgtgtataccacAAATCCGTACATAGATGTAAGACCTTTACATCAAACTGGATGAAGTTCCATTTTGAAAATGAGACTTTTATTAATAAGTATGTTCTTTGAAAGCTATCGCTTAGCCAGTGGGCGTGTCCTCATCCGGTATTTATTGGTTCCAAAAAACATCCGGTTTCTGTCAAAGAAAAAGCCCAAGTGATGAGTTCAAGCACTCTGCACTGATGCGGATAATTGTGGTGCATTCGGGTGCGTCCGAGCGGCACGAGAACGTTTACCTACGAGGTCTTCCGCTTTGGGAACATACCTGCACATTTTCCCAAAGCTTACCCGCGGGTCGGGTAACAAGGCCTACGGGGGCATTAGCGTGGTCCAAACGGATTCCTACCTCGGCCCCCACTTTAACAGAAGCCAAGCGGCAAAGCAAAGGCAGCCTCCTTCCCGGCCGCACGTGTAACTGGGAGCTGGGAAGACCGGGAGCGGCGTAATGTATTGTAACCTTATGCTAAGCTAATGAACAAGAAGATGAAAGTGGCGTAAATGGAGGCATTTTTTACATCCATCTTGGGGCGTCCTCATTATGCGGCCGATATGACAAGCTCGTTAGGAGTGCACGAAAGATTACCCGAGCGGCTAAAGAGCAGCGGCGGCGGATTGTAAAACAGGTAGGAATGCGGCGAGGGCGCACACACCGACGACGGAGAGAAACCCCCGGTGGGAGTAACTGGGCTCTTAGAGTCACAAAGACAATCTGACTGCCTTTCAAAGACCCCCGACCGTCTGCTGTGTTTATTCAGATGGGAGCCTCGGACCGCTTTGTTTTCATCTCACTGATGAAGAACATCAGTGTCAGTGCTCCTCTCGGCCGTTCCACGTGATCTAGTGCCCCCTTGATGTCCGCCAGACCTCCCTCTCTTCCGCCTTTTCTCTACGCGCTCGGCCACGGCCGCAACATTAGGCCCAAAAAGCGTGTCAAACCATGTATCCCACCGGGCATCGTCCACTGGTCCGTGATCCTGTGTGTATTTCCCAGTACGGTCACATTAAGAACAGCCAAAATCGCCATCTTACAAGATAAACATTGTGCAAGCGAGGTCCTAATTAAGAACATAACATTTTACCGGAATAAAGAGACATTATTAAGATGAAAAACATGACTTTACAAGATAAAGCAACATCAcaagagaaaaaagtggtacTAAGGCTTATTTTCTAGGCTAGCACGGTCACTACATGCAATGTGTGTTACGCGAATCAATTAAAAGAATGTTTTAGTGTCAGCAGATCTGCACCGCAGCCATCATTTGTTCTCATTAgcaacacaaagacaaaaaatcaGCACTGCTTGAGGGAATCGGGTGATTTGTATTCACAAATAGGGAAAGCCGACCCACTGACGCCACCGTGCTATTTGTAAAAGACATCCGAGTGCACGCTTGTGTCTGCGttgtgtgtttattgtgtgGGAATGTTTGCAATGTGAGGGAAAATGCTGCCGTGTCGGCGCTGAGCAGGAAGCGGCGCGTTCTTGGCGCTATGCTGCCCTCTTGCGGAGACACGGCATAATACATGAACAAGGATCATAGAGACGGTTAAATAACGTCTAAATTCATTATTTCTCCCACTGAAATTGCTATTTCGCTCCAATAAATGAAAGACTACATTCCCCATCATCCAAGAAGGTCGTGTAAGCAGAAGAAATGTGAATTAAAAGCAGGATAAAGACAAAGCCGTTCTACTCCGTGATGTTCTACAGCCCTGCCTCGTCATTGGCTGTTGCGGACAGGAAGTGCGATGACGTGAGCCAATGGCAGCGTAGCTTTATTCCAAGGCTTTATTTCCGGAGTGGGCCGTTATTCACACGAGCGGAGGCTCAAAAATCGGTGAGTATTGCTCCTATTTATTGTTCGCACAGCTgcgtgattgacagctgggGGTGACGTCATCCGCCAGTGGCGCGTGACGGTGACAAAGTGCGCGCGCGCGCGCTCCCGTCGCTGCCGGACGTGGAGGTTACGAAGCGACAGCCGCCAACACACCTGACCTTTAACATTTAGATCGCTTGGCTGGGtcatcttgggggggggggggggggttgtttggtGGCGTTATTCATGAAGGGGGCGGGGGCTGCGTCGCTCGCACGTACGTGACCCATTTCCTGTTCCTAAAAAGGTACAATCAATGCACGCGTGGTGGGATTAAAGCCCCCCCTCCCGCCGTCCATCTGTGCGGACTGCTGTCCCCCCCCGTGAACATCAGAGGGCGCCAGATGTCCCTCTGATTGACGTTGACATTGACACGTTGTCATTCATCAACAGGTGGGACATGAACATGTACACAGTTCCAAGCCCGGGAATACCCGGATGCCCGCCTGGGCTGGAATACCTCACTCAGGTAAGTGGCATAACTTCTATGACTCAAATCCCCTTTTAGTCGGATCCTAGCATCCATTGGAGCATCCTGCATTACGTCACTGTGTGAGTGACACCGGCTGGCCCCTCCCCCTACAAGTGAGTGACGCATGTTCCACATTGATGGGTTCCGGCTCCAACAATGTGGATGGTGCTTCAGTCAGTCattgactactactactactactactactactactactactaaataaaacatcaaGACGTACTGCAGTGACGATGCTGAAGCTTAATTGAGCCTTGAAACAAAGTACTTGATGGTGACCACAGTCCTCTATATCTACGTTGGCACTGTTTTTCCAGGTGGATCAGCTGCTCATCAAACAGAAAGTTGAACTAGTTGAAGGTAGGCAACAGGATGCATGCGTGATAAACTCGGGATGCATtgacaaaatcaatcaatccatccatccacccatccatccacccatccacccatccatccatccatccacccatccatccatccatccatccatccatccatccacccatccatccatccatccatccatccatccacccatccatccatccatccatccatccacccatccatccatccatccacccatccatccatccatccatccatccatccatccatccatccatccatccatcaggagGATCCACAGCAGgtggttctcctgacctccatagCGGCACACCGGATGCTCGGAGCATGTATCCGAATaaagtgcacttttctgggCCACAGCATTTGGCCACCTCTGCTCTAAACTCTGGTTCTCCCGATAGTAGTGATGTTGTGGCAGCACTGTCTTTGTATCGGCATCGGTTGGGTCCTCATAGCCCGTAGTCATTCTTCCATGCAGCTTTGGTGGGCTTCGAGAGCAACAACAAGTACGAGGTGCGTAACGCCATGGGCCAGAACGTGTTCTACGCCGTGGAGGAGAACGACTGCCTGAGCCGCCAGTGCTGCGGCCCCATGCGTCCCTTCGCCATCCACGTCCTTGACAATTTTGGACAGGAGGTCATCACCGTCACCCGCCCCCTCAAATGCATGTCCTGCTTCTTCCCTTGCTGTCTCCAAGAGGTGAGACGCTGCTCACTGTCCCGGTCGGCTGGTCCGTCCACAGCAGTAAAATTAGAATGTCTCGTGCAGCTGGAAGTGCAGGCCCCCCCGGGCAACACGGTGGGCTACGTGGTACAGCAGTGGCACCCCTTCTCCCCGAAATTCATCGTGGCCAATGAACACTCGGAGCCTGTCCTCAAGATCCACGGTCCTTTCTGCGGATGGAGCTGCCTTCCAGATGTGGACTTTGAGGTGAGCTCAGCCAAacacgtccatccatccacaccagGGCAGGGAATCCGGTTCCAATCAGGATTGGGTGAAGCCATGCAAAGACCGAGATCATGTGATAGAGCACGTTTATTCCACggctcagctgttttttttagactGAGCCGGGTGAGGATTTGGGGTCTGTGATCCAGACCAAGAAGTAAGTGAAGCGTAGCATCTCCACGCTGTCTGCTTTTAAGAGGCGCACGAGTCAAGTCGCCACAGGGAAGACAgcctggaattgaacttgacTTGTGAATTTCTTCATGGTTAAACCCCAACAAGTCTCGGAACTGGTCTCTCTTGCTCCAGATTCTGACCATGGATGAAGCCAGCAAGATCGGCAAGATCAGCAAACAGTGGACGGGTCTCCTTCGGGAAGCCTTCACTGATTCAGACAACTTTGGCATCCAGTTCCCCATGGACCTGGACGTGAGGATGAAGGCCGTCATGATCGGGGCGTGTTTTCTCATCGTAAGTCAAATACTCACTGGGACACATTGGATTCCCAGTCCTACATCCACCAGGTCGACAGCACAACTTCAGCTCACCGTATTTGACTCTGGTTATTGGAATTTCACGCACTGGTGTGTTGCATTAACTCATTCTGGAAATATCTGGTAGCACACATTCTAACATATGATGACTATCTCCACACATAGCGACCGCTCCGTGTAGCGCTTTGCTTCCCTTTTAGTGGAGCCTGTGACACCAGAGCGGCTATCTTGACCACAAATGTAAAACACATTTCACAGTCAAGTGGAAATTTCAGAAGAGTTTTATGCTAAATGTGTGATCATTCCGTGTTTCTCTGCTTTCATTGCaggattttatgttttttgagaCGACTAACTAAAGAGTAGGAGAACTCGCTATCCTGCAACACTGCCGGAAGAAGGATCAGGGCCAAAAAGCTGCTTCACAACGCCATGCGACCTTCATGAAATCACGTTCAAATCACCATCAAAGCTGGATGGATGTGGCGGTAGAATCCTCCTTTTTCACAACTGCATTCGCATCCAGTTTGTTGCTGATCTTAGTTTGAGTCGATGCAGGAgatgttttgttattgtctgtGTTCATGTTTGCTGAGCCAACACAAGCATCGATTATTactgaaatacatttaaaaaaaagatgttaagCATTTGTGTGATTAAGGCATAGGCAATTGAACAAGTGGCTATAGAGCTAATACGGCAAAAggacatttgtttgtgttttatttgtctGCACTGCTTCCTGTATGTGTGCTGCAAGTGAACCAGTGTCAATTTGAACAGACATTCATTGCTTAGTtaaggatttaaagtgtacgTTTCGGTGTGCTCCACTAGAGGGCGCCAGCttttcatccatgaaaatgaacAAGCCTCCAGTCTGctttctgccatgtttttatGAAGATAGTagtgtatgtacatgtacagtatttttggaCAAACTCAGGTTGAAATGCATGCTACTTGAATTTAATGTCAGCCTCTGCTTACTCACATGTAACTGACTATGGATTGTACACACATTTGACGTCTTTTATTCgaaatatttctattttctatgtTGATAAACTCTATTGGTATGGTAGCAAAAACTGACTGAAGCAGATGTTCTCTTCACATATGCACTTCTTCctgtttttatgatttatttgattttcttttaaataatgaGTTGAGTGAAATAATATTTGTTCCTTATGCAAAACGTTTGTATGTTTCAGAGAAGATATTTATGTCAAGCGTATTTTATCGATATTGTGGATCCAATTGTTGGTAGAATATCAGCTAGAAATCAGTTTGGCAGGAATTGTCTCTGTTAAGCTTTGGCCGATCATCCCAGGATGTTTCATGCGCTGGAATGTGTTCCTAAAACAGAAGACGCTGCCGCTACGCCAGCTTTCAGCTCCGTGTCACCTGTGAGTAAACCACTCCAAAACTATCAGGCTTGAATGTCCAAACTGCAATCCCCTGTGTACTTTTGCACAACTTGTGAGTACTAACAATTTCATGAGAGCAAATAAACGGACTTAGCTCATGGAAACATGAGTAAAAAGAATACTGGCCAATGATCACTTTTGTTGTGtcatcttgtttttttctgggttGCCAATGTCTCTACAAATAAAGCCATTGAACCCGAAAGACAACTTCATAGGAGATTTTTTAGAGTCAGCAGGCCTGCAACGCCCTGGTGAAGAAGCGCTCTAGCAGAAAAAACTAACTTGGGACAGTAAACAGAAGAGTGTGTGTGCTGTGCACTGACAATAAAAGTTGGGCTGCTGTGAGCTCCCGCCGGGAAGCGCGATCCACAATCTGGAATCTGTGGTAGCCGTGTTGCAGCCCGGCGTGATAAACAAACATCCCCAATGATCTGTGTACACGTAGCCAAAGACAACGCCATATATGCACAAGTGGCCAAGCAGCAACGGATGCAGGACGTAATCGTTATTCCTTTGGCACATCCAATCATCAGGACATCCGGACCATCTCCTGCTGGACATGCCGGGTCCGTGCATGCACCGACGCTGTCGCAAAGCAACCCTCACATGAACATCACCTTCCTAGGAAGCATGACACTTTGTCCCGACGAGCCACCCTCAGCCTTGTCATGGAAACATTCCCTTCTGATGAGAATCCCGGCATCAGACTGAAATGACGCAATAAACGCGGCCAGCTGGTGATGACACTCAAATTAAAGGCCAGGAGCCGAGGAGCTCATCCTGTACTATTTTAGAAGTAAGCCACCTTTTCTTGATTACTCGGTTGTATCTTGGCCTTTTCTATATGCAAGTTCTTCTGGTCTAATATGGGCTACGACTGACTCGGGATTGGGGGTTCTAGCACCCCTCATCTAGCGAGTTTTCATGTGGTCGAAAGACATTCCCATTTAATAAGTATGTACGTGTGTACAAGTCCTTAAGACGATTAAAAGTGTACTTGCTCAAGCACTGTGGTCTTTGGAGTAAATACTATGTTGACTAAACCCCTTGGCCTGCCCCCTATCTGGACTGGAACCACTACCTTGGACTACACCCTCCGAGAGTGGCAGCGACGTGGCCAGAAGAAGGGGAGATGGTGACGTGGAGATGGACGGCGCACGAGGCCGAGCGACTGGAAGATGGCCCCAGGGACGTAAAGCGCACTTGCAGGGGGATCAAAGCGAGCGTtgaggctaaaaataaaccAGCCATTCTTTTACCGTCATGCTGCAATTGTGGCTTCTCCTCCAGGAGCAGGGACCGAGTGTCTAGGATATGTGACTGGCCTGCACAATTGCTAAAGCAGCCACTGGTACCAccgagggaggctgacgtcatcctCCTCGTGTCTCCCACCACAGACGGACGCTTTCGTCTTTCTTCCGTGTGCAACATCGGTGATGGCGTCAACACGTCAATACGCTCCACCTGCTTTGTCACTTTTCTTGTTCTGTTTCTCTTTCCTCAAAGGAAATGTTCTGATATATCTTCCCTGTTAGACATCTCCTTGGCAGTCTGCTGCGTCATCTGTTTCTCCTTTCAGCTCCATTCCAGCCAGCACCTCCACACCAGGGCCAGAGGAAAAGAGGAGGAAGGAGCAGAGACAGCAGAGGCTAGATGTTTGGGACTTTACGGCACCCTAATGAGGTTTAATGAAGGTGCAGAGCCAAGAATTTGCCAGCTCTGCTTGGGTCATGTCGGGCCTTCTAACGTCTCCTGGTCTCCTGGAACTGACAGGCCATCAAACACGGGTGTTTCTCTGGAAGCACCTCGTTTAGCAGAGCTGCCGTATCTGCCGTTTGTTTCCCTGACGAAATGTCATTTTCTTTCACGGGCGCTTAGAAAGGTAAAGAGCTCCGTAATATCTCAGTGAGGACTCCAGTTGGATTTGCACCAAGAACGTTTGAACGCTTTGTGGAGATGTAATGAAATCCAGAGGACAGCTCGCCGGCTTTTCCAAATGTTCACAAttgttttatttagatttttttatagaGCCGAACCCGTGCACTGAGGCAAGAAAGCAAGAAAGCTCATTTGTCTTTTACGTGCTGCCAAGATGCAGAAGACATTCACCACCACAAACACTCATCAGCTGCTGAGTTTTTACTGTAACTTACTGAAATCTTTATTAAATACTTGACCCCCCCACCGTAGGACGTCTATCTTTTATGCATGTCATACCTCTGCTAGGCTTGGCTTCCATTTGCCAAGTCCATTCCTCTCATTGGTAGAAACGTGGGAGGATAGGAAACCACCATGATTTCCCAGCatcttcccacattcccacattaGTCTTATTTGCATGTTGACTTATGGAGGGAAACCATGAGCTCACATCAGGTCCCGTCAAATACTCTGGCATGGATACCGGATGGTCTGAAGGTGTCAGAGGGAGGTAATCCCCCTCGTTAGAACTTCACATCTCCCACAGCCTTGGGACGCCGTTTAAGTCAAACAATTACGCAGCGCATGGCCGCTGAACGATTCGCCAGAGGGGCCGATCTCTTGGCCATAACGACGAATGGGGGGGGGAAATGAGCCAATGGCAGTTCCAGGGTCAGCTGGGTGTCGTGGCATACACCACATCTGACATGTTAGACCACAGTCTAACGCAtggaaaaagtcactttttgtTCTTAGCACGGTGCTTTGTCGCTCAGTACTACACAAGTATACACAAGTATACACAAGTATCCGTGATCTCACGGAAACTAATGGAAACCCAAAATAAACACCGGCCCCTCCTTCCAATTCTGACAAATGACTTTGCCCAATTACTGCACAT from Doryrhamphus excisus isolate RoL2022-K1 chromosome 21, RoL_Dexc_1.0, whole genome shotgun sequence includes these protein-coding regions:
- the si:ch73-206p6.1 gene encoding phospholipid scramblase 1 isoform X1, which translates into the protein MNMYTVPSPGIPGCPPGLEYLTQVDQLLIKQKVELVEALVGFESNNKYEVRNAMGQNVFYAVEENDCLSRQCCGPMRPFAIHVLDNFGQEVITVTRPLKCMSCFFPCCLQELEVQAPPGNTVGYVVQQWHPFSPKFIVANEHSEPVLKIHGPFCGWSCLPDVDFEILTMDEASKIGKISKQWTGLLREAFTDSDNFGIQFPMDLDVRMKAVMIGACFLIDFMFFETTN
- the si:ch73-206p6.1 gene encoding phospholipid scramblase 1 isoform X2 gives rise to the protein MGQNVFYAVEENDCLSRQCCGPMRPFAIHVLDNFGQEVITVTRPLKCMSCFFPCCLQELEVQAPPGNTVGYVVQQWHPFSPKFIVANEHSEPVLKIHGPFCGWSCLPDVDFEILTMDEASKIGKISKQWTGLLREAFTDSDNFGIQFPMDLDVRMKAVMIGACFLIDFMFFETTN